GCCGGCCTCGGCATAGGCCTCGATATAGGGATCGACCGGCGCGATCATCAGATGCACGTCCATGAAGGTTTTCACATGCGGGCGGAACGCCTTCACCGCCGGCGGGCCGAAGGTGAGGTTCGGGACGAAATGCCCGTCCATCACATCCACATGCACCCAGTCGGCGCCCTGCGCCTCGATGGCCCGGATCTCGGCGCCGAAATTGGCGAAATCGGCCGAGAGGATCGACGGGGCGATCTTGATGGAACGGTCAAAGCTCATGCGCGTGTCTCCTCATGCGCGCGGTCCACGTCCAGCCCGCCCTGAAAGACCCGGCTGGGGCGGATATCCGCCTCTGTAATCGTGCTCAGCGCCTTTGCGTCGAGCGGGCCGGTCGAGGTCTCGAACAGCCGGTTGGCCTGCCGCAGCCGCGCCCGGTCGAGCGCATTGCGGATGGAGCGCGCATTGGCGAAATGCGGCTGCGCGCGCCGCTTGCCGATATACTCCTCCATCGCATGCTTGCCACCCGCGTCAAAGACGTAATTCTGTTCGGCGAGCATGGTCTCGGAGATCCGCGCCAGCTCGTCGTCGCTGTAATCGGGAAATTCGATATGATGCGCGATGCGCGAGCGGAAACCGGGGTTGGAGTCGAAGAACCGGTCCATCCGGTCGGCATAGCCCGCCAGCACCACCACCAGATCGTCGCGGTTGTTCTCCATGACCTGGAGCAGGATCTCGATGGCCTCCTGGCCGTAGTCGCGTTCGTTCTCCGGGCGGTAGAGGTAATAGGCCTCGTCGATGAAGAGCACCCCGCCCATGGCCTTCTTCAGCACCTCCTTGGTCTTGGGGGCGGTGTGGCCGATATACTGGCCGACCAGATCGTCGCGGGTAACGGTGACCAGATGGCCCTTGCGCACATAGCCCAGCCGATGCAGCAGATCGGCGATCTTCAGCGCCACCGTGGTCTTGCCGGTGCCGGGATTGCCGGTGAAGCTCATGTGCAGCGTGGGGGTCTCGGTGGCGAGCCCCATCTCGCGCCGGGCGCGGTCGACCAGCAGCAGCGCCGCCGTCTCCTTGATGCGCTTCTTGACCGGCGCCAGGCCGATCAGCGTCTCGTCGAGCTCGCGCAGCACCTCTTTCACGCCGGAGTCCTCGTAGGCGGCGGCAAGATCCACGGTCTGCGGCGTCATCTCCTTGGGCTCGGCAGTCATGAGGGCGACCTTCCTGTCTTCCATTGGCTGAAAATATCCATACGGGGCGCTGCCCGTCCCGCGACCGGTCGGGCGGGGGCGCGAGGCCCCCGGCACCGACGTCTCAGGCGTAGCGCGCCCCCTCGGGTTCGCGCACCGCGTAGCTTTCCACCGTGTAGCGGATGCTGCGGCCCTCGCCTTCCTGCCGCACCACGCGGAAGCCGGGCTCCTCGGCGGGACGGTTCACGATGAAGCTCATGCGGATCGATTCCCAGCCCGCGGTCGCGTCGAAGGCCAGCACGCGGATATATTTCCCGCCATGCTCCTTGCGGCATTCGTTGACCTCATAGACCACCGCCGCCGCGTCCGGATTGTCGAACATCGGGTGGCCCCACATCTCCCAGTAGGAATTCCGCGGGTGCGGATCGTCGGTATATTCCACCGAGACCGCCCAGCCGTTGTCGATGGCGTATTGCGCCTGCGTGCGGATGTCGTCGTCGGTGAGATCGGGCAGGAAGCTGAATTGACCTTGTTTCAGTCGCATTATGTGTCCTTTCGCTGTCGGGATGCGCCACGGGCGCAGAGAGGGGGCGGGGGAGAGAGGCCTCTCTCCCCCGATATCGGTCAGGCGGAAACCTCGGGGGTCGGCGCGAAATCGGGCGCGTCGGTCGAGGCGTAATCGAAGGTGACGTCCTTCCAGGTGTCGAGCGCCTGTTTCAGTGGCGTGCAGGTGCGGGCCGCGTCGCGCAGGATGTCCTCGCCCTCGTTCCAGATGTCGCGCCCGGCATTGCGGGCAAAGACCATCGCCTCCAGCGCCACGCGGTTCGCCGTGGCGCCCGCCTGGATGCCATGCGGGTGGCCGATCGTGCCGCCGCCGAATTGCAGCACCACATCCTCGCCCAGATAGGTCAGCAGCTGGTGCATCTGGCCGGCGTGGATGCCGCCCGAGGCGACCGGCATCATCTTGTTGAGCGAGGCCCAGTCCTGATCGAAGAAGATGCCGTTCTCCAGCGCCATCGGATTATATTCCTCGCGGAAGATATCGTAGTAGCCCTTGGTGGTGGCCGGATCACCCTCGAGCTTGCCCACCACGGTGCCCGCATGCAGGTGATCGACCCCGGCAAGCCGCATCCATTTGGCGATGACGCGGAACGACACCCCGTGCGAGCGCTGGCGGGTATAGGTCGAATGGCCCGCGCGGTGCAGGTGCAGGATCATGTCATTGTCCCGCGCCCATTTCGCCATGGACTGGATCGCGGTGTAGCCGATCACCAGGTCGATCATGATGACGACCGAGCCCAGCGACTTGGCGAATTCCGCCCGCTCGTACATCTCTTCCATCGTCGCGGCGGTGACGTTGAGATAGGTGCCCTTCACCTCGCCGGTGGCGGCGGAGGCGCGGTTGACTGCCTCCATGCAATAGAGAAACCGGTCGCGCCAGTGCATGAAGGGCTGGCTGTTGATGTTCTCGTCATCCTTGGTGAAATCGAGCCCGCCCTTCAGCGCCTCATAGACCACCCGGCCATAATTGCGCCCCGAAAGCCCGAGCTTGGGCTTCACCGTGGCACCCAGCAGCGGGCGGCCATAGGCGTTGAGCCGTTCGCGCTCCACCACG
The window above is part of the Salipiger abyssi genome. Proteins encoded here:
- the cbbX gene encoding CbbX protein, encoding MTAEPKEMTPQTVDLAAAYEDSGVKEVLRELDETLIGLAPVKKRIKETAALLLVDRARREMGLATETPTLHMSFTGNPGTGKTTVALKIADLLHRLGYVRKGHLVTVTRDDLVGQYIGHTAPKTKEVLKKAMGGVLFIDEAYYLYRPENERDYGQEAIEILLQVMENNRDDLVVVLAGYADRMDRFFDSNPGFRSRIAHHIEFPDYSDDELARISETMLAEQNYVFDAGGKHAMEEYIGKRRAQPHFANARSIRNALDRARLRQANRLFETSTGPLDAKALSTITEADIRPSRVFQGGLDVDRAHEETRA
- a CDS encoding ribulose bisphosphate carboxylase small subunit; the protein is MRLKQGQFSFLPDLTDDDIRTQAQYAIDNGWAVSVEYTDDPHPRNSYWEMWGHPMFDNPDAAAVVYEVNECRKEHGGKYIRVLAFDATAGWESIRMSFIVNRPAEEPGFRVVRQEGEGRSIRYTVESYAVREPEGARYA
- a CDS encoding form I ribulose bisphosphate carboxylase large subunit, encoding MLDNAKTVTDAKKRYSAGVMKYAQMGYWEPDYTPKETDIIALFRITPQDGVDAVEAAAAVAGESSTATWTVVWTDRLTACDKYRAKAYRVDPVPNSEGEFFAYIAYDLDLFEGGSIANLTASIIGNVFGFKPLKALRLEDMRLPVAYVKTFQGPATGIVVERERLNAYGRPLLGATVKPKLGLSGRNYGRVVYEALKGGLDFTKDDENINSQPFMHWRDRFLYCMEAVNRASAATGEVKGTYLNVTAATMEEMYERAEFAKSLGSVVIMIDLVIGYTAIQSMAKWARDNDMILHLHRAGHSTYTRQRSHGVSFRVIAKWMRLAGVDHLHAGTVVGKLEGDPATTKGYYDIFREEYNPMALENGIFFDQDWASLNKMMPVASGGIHAGQMHQLLTYLGEDVVLQFGGGTIGHPHGIQAGATANRVALEAMVFARNAGRDIWNEGEDILRDAARTCTPLKQALDTWKDVTFDYASTDAPDFAPTPEVSA